A part of Melittangium boletus DSM 14713 genomic DNA contains:
- a CDS encoding P1 family peptidase: MADLPETESPEKRVRARELGIPLGRFKPGKHNAITDVEGVLVGHSTIIQGEGPLKPGQGPVRTGVTAILPNRRDIFMERMTGGGFVLNGAGEVSGMTQLMEWGLVETPILLTNTMAVGAVSDAVARYMVEQNPGIGDEHDVIIPIVGECDDSFLNDISGRHVKREHVYEAIRAASEGPVAEGNVGGGTGMLTCDFKGGIGTSSRKLPEALGGYTLGVLVMSNFGKMHNLRVGGLPVGEVLAEKFKHVPRRVQSYGSIIAVVATDAPLLSHQINRLCKRVALGIGRVGSYAAHGSGEIVVGFSTANIIPRRTQKMVYKLKILLDQRLDPLYEAVMEATEEAILNAMCMATSMTGVNGNFVPALPLDEVRRFVNASRPLFAPARKRAHPASAPAAPARPPEGEGTPTPKVRLSESSFPQPTRPAPDDSGDSSSGGTSGT, translated from the coding sequence ATGGCCGACCTGCCAGAGACCGAGTCCCCCGAGAAGCGTGTCCGAGCCCGGGAACTGGGAATTCCGCTGGGCCGCTTCAAGCCGGGCAAGCACAACGCCATCACCGACGTGGAGGGAGTGCTCGTCGGGCACAGCACCATCATCCAGGGCGAGGGGCCGCTCAAGCCGGGGCAGGGGCCCGTGCGCACGGGCGTCACCGCCATCCTGCCCAACCGGCGCGACATCTTCATGGAGCGCATGACGGGCGGAGGCTTCGTGCTCAACGGGGCCGGCGAGGTGTCCGGCATGACGCAGCTCATGGAGTGGGGGCTGGTGGAGACGCCCATCCTCCTGACGAACACCATGGCCGTGGGCGCGGTGAGCGACGCGGTGGCCCGCTACATGGTGGAACAGAATCCGGGCATCGGTGACGAGCACGACGTCATCATCCCCATCGTCGGCGAGTGCGACGACAGCTTCCTCAACGACATCTCCGGCCGGCACGTCAAGCGCGAGCACGTCTACGAGGCCATCCGCGCGGCCTCGGAAGGCCCGGTGGCCGAGGGCAACGTGGGCGGTGGCACGGGCATGCTCACGTGCGACTTCAAGGGGGGCATCGGCACCTCCTCGCGCAAGCTGCCCGAGGCGCTGGGGGGCTACACCCTGGGCGTGCTGGTGATGAGCAACTTCGGCAAGATGCACAACCTGCGCGTGGGCGGCTTGCCCGTGGGCGAGGTGCTGGCGGAGAAGTTCAAGCACGTGCCCCGGCGCGTGCAGAGCTACGGCTCCATCATCGCGGTGGTGGCCACGGACGCGCCCCTGCTCAGCCATCAGATCAACCGCCTGTGCAAGCGCGTGGCCCTGGGCATCGGCCGGGTGGGCAGCTACGCGGCGCATGGCTCGGGGGAGATCGTCGTGGGCTTCTCCACCGCCAACATCATCCCCCGGCGCACCCAGAAGATGGTCTACAAGCTGAAAATCCTCCTGGATCAGCGCCTGGACCCCCTCTACGAGGCGGTGATGGAGGCCACCGAGGAGGCCATCCTCAACGCCATGTGCATGGCCACGTCCATGACGGGGGTCAACGGCAACTTCGTCCCGGCGCTGCCCCTGGACGAGGTGCGACGCTTCGTGAACGCGAGCCGCCCCCTGTTCGCCCCCGCCCGCAAGCGTGCCCACCCGGCGAGCGCTCCGGCGGCGCCGGCCCGGCCTCCGGAGGGGGAGGGGACCCCCACACCCAAGGTCCGCCTGT
- a CDS encoding acyl-CoA dehydrogenase family protein gives MTLPTSPAVPPSSPDSSALAEARRLAPRVAARSEEIEAARRLPADLARELAEAGLFRLVIPKALGGPSLHPAQIIEVIETLARADGSTGWCVMIGALTAMSAAWMPEATARTLFGAPDTIVGGVAAPTGRAELVEGGYRVTGRWSWASGSQNCRWLTGGVVVTKDGAPRMIREGIPETRLLWFPIEDVTLHDTWHASGLCGTGSGDMEVRDIFVPADRSLSLLTDRPRVEDPLYALPPFGLLALGIPAVALGIARRAVDELTALAQQKKSPLTGRTIATRGAVQEAVAESEGTLRAARALLIDTVNTTFEAATHKEVTPRGRAELRLAYTHATRSAARVVDRMYEAAGGASVYRSSPLQRCFRDIHVATQHAMVAPATLETIGSVLLGAEANTAML, from the coding sequence ATGACTCTCCCGACTTCACCCGCGGTCCCCCCCTCCTCTCCTGACTCCTCCGCCCTCGCCGAGGCGCGGCGGCTCGCGCCCCGCGTGGCCGCCCGCTCCGAGGAGATCGAGGCCGCCCGCCGGTTGCCCGCGGACCTCGCCCGGGAGCTGGCCGAGGCCGGTCTCTTCCGCCTGGTGATTCCCAAGGCCCTGGGGGGCCCCTCTCTCCACCCCGCGCAAATCATCGAGGTGATCGAGACCCTCGCCCGCGCGGATGGCTCGACGGGTTGGTGCGTGATGATCGGTGCGCTCACCGCCATGAGCGCCGCCTGGATGCCCGAGGCGACGGCGCGAACGCTCTTCGGCGCGCCCGACACCATCGTCGGCGGAGTGGCCGCGCCCACGGGCCGCGCCGAGCTCGTCGAGGGGGGCTATCGCGTCACGGGCCGCTGGTCCTGGGCCAGTGGCAGCCAGAACTGCCGCTGGCTGACGGGCGGGGTCGTGGTGACGAAGGACGGAGCGCCCCGGATGATTCGCGAGGGCATTCCCGAGACGCGCCTGCTCTGGTTCCCCATCGAGGACGTGACCCTGCATGACACCTGGCACGCCTCGGGCCTGTGCGGCACGGGCAGTGGAGACATGGAGGTCCGCGACATCTTCGTGCCCGCCGACCGCTCCCTGTCGCTCCTCACCGACCGTCCTCGCGTGGAGGACCCGCTCTACGCCCTGCCTCCGTTCGGCCTGCTGGCACTGGGCATTCCCGCCGTGGCGCTCGGCATCGCGCGCCGTGCCGTGGACGAATTGACGGCCCTGGCGCAGCAGAAGAAGAGCCCCCTCACGGGCCGCACCATCGCCACGCGCGGCGCGGTGCAGGAAGCCGTCGCCGAGTCCGAGGGCACCTTGCGTGCCGCGCGGGCGCTGTTGATCGATACGGTGAACACGACCTTCGAGGCCGCCACGCACAAGGAGGTCACCCCGCGCGGCCGGGCCGAGCTGCGGCTGGCCTACACCCACGCCACGCGCAGCGCCGCGCGGGTGGTGGATCGCATGTACGAGGCCGCGGGAGGGGCCTCCGTCTATCGTTCCAGTCCGCTGCAGCGCTGCTTCCGCGACATCCACGTGGCCACGCAGCACGCCATGGTGGCCCCCGCGACCCTGGAGACCATCGGGAGCGTGCTGCTCGGCGCGGAAGCCAACACCGCCATGCTCTGA
- a CDS encoding PAS domain S-box protein: MSSPESDELRSLRAEVERLRGLLDREEAESGGALYRRIVESAIDFAVLALDLEGRVTHWNEGARRILGWSLEDIRGEHAHVIFTEEDRAQGLPERELRMAREQGRATDERWHRRKDGSCFWASGELMPLKDDAGTLVGFVKILRDRTAQRRLEQERERFLLLAEQSSDFVGIADMEGRGVFINQAGRRLVGLADDHAEPMLIPELFFPEDRAFIRDVVLPAQHTRGYWRGEMRFMHQVTGASIPVDYNAFVLRDAAGNLTGYATISRDISEAKKAESALRRSEERLQLALSASDSIGIWDWDIPTDRLHADPHFARLFSVEPDAAARGAPLEAYLQGLHPEDRERERLEIRRSVDLGEEYDSEYRVSPVEGIRWLHARGRIFRDAQGQPVRFAGATIDITERKTTELRQRALLDLSDRFRSLTESGDISALAAELLGKTLGLSRAGFAVVDLESETLTVEQDWSNGQVASIAGGYPFSAFASTMERLRRGLATLETDAETAPWLDPSELPNYRALNMRGFMSLPLMRNERLVGFIYAHSTSPRQWSDADVGFIREVSSRTWEAIERALAERAVREREQDLRLLTNQAPEMIGYVDRDLRFQFVNDTYSAWLRIPRERILGVSVRDLVGPEIFAQREPYFRRALDGEEVHFEAALDLHGIHRDLELRYFPRRDLKGHILGVYTFVLDITERKQIERALREANETLEQHVEERTRERDRIWRNSDELMGVAGFDGYLKSINPAWSRLLGLDDATLLARPFVKLIHPGDHPSAERAMAQLARGERVTRFEDRLVRADGAERVIAWTAVPGEEVFYIIGRDVTAERESAVLQRRLFDVLDASPDFVGIADAGGRVFYVNATGRRMVGLDDLDEVRRSSVVDFFVPEERSLIEDTVIPTALREGRWEGRCHFRDFKTGKSTPVHYNVFVTRDASGEVIGLGTVTRDITQQLQQEQALQETEARLRQSQKMESVGQLTGGIAHDFNNLLGGIMGSMEMLKRRLAAGRYSEAGKYIASTMASAHRAAALTARLLAFGRRQSLDVKPADLNALVSSMSDLLRRTLGEHVDLKILLAPHLWSAMTDANQFENALLNLAINARDAMPSGGLLTVETNNTRLDENYTRGFEGLKPGEYVVLCVSDTGQGMPPEVIARAFEPFFTTKPIGQGTGLGLSMIYGFARQVGGHVRIYSEQGRGTTVKLYTPRHVGAEVGTSEAALEGEVPRARHGERVLVVEDEPAVRMLVMEILEDLGYEAVEAHDARAAVPVLEAEGRIDLLVTDVGLPGGMNGRQLAEVARQLRPGLKVLFITGYAEGASVRGGFLAPGMEMITKPFALDALAARIREMIERD; this comes from the coding sequence ATGAGCTCTCCCGAGTCCGACGAGCTGCGCTCCCTGCGTGCCGAGGTCGAGCGCTTGCGTGGACTGCTCGACAGGGAGGAGGCTGAGTCCGGCGGAGCCCTCTACCGGCGGATCGTGGAGAGCGCGATCGACTTCGCCGTGCTCGCCCTGGACCTGGAAGGCCGTGTCACGCACTGGAACGAGGGAGCCCGGCGCATCCTCGGCTGGTCACTGGAGGACATCCGCGGCGAGCACGCCCACGTCATCTTCACGGAAGAGGACCGGGCCCAGGGCTTGCCCGAGCGGGAGCTGCGGATGGCTCGGGAGCAGGGGCGCGCCACGGACGAGCGCTGGCATCGGCGCAAGGATGGCTCGTGCTTCTGGGCCAGTGGCGAGTTGATGCCGCTCAAGGACGATGCCGGCACGCTCGTGGGGTTCGTGAAGATCCTCCGGGATCGCACCGCGCAACGAAGACTCGAGCAGGAGCGGGAGCGCTTCCTGCTCCTGGCCGAGCAGTCCTCGGACTTCGTGGGGATCGCCGACATGGAAGGGCGCGGCGTGTTCATCAACCAGGCGGGGCGCCGTCTCGTGGGCCTGGCTGACGACCATGCCGAGCCCATGCTCATCCCGGAGCTCTTTTTTCCCGAGGATCGCGCGTTCATCCGGGACGTGGTCCTGCCCGCCCAGCACACGCGGGGTTACTGGCGGGGAGAGATGCGCTTCATGCACCAGGTCACGGGCGCGTCCATTCCGGTGGACTACAACGCCTTCGTCCTGCGCGACGCGGCCGGCAACCTCACCGGCTACGCGACGATCTCCCGCGACATCTCCGAAGCGAAGAAGGCCGAGTCCGCCCTGCGCCGGAGCGAGGAGCGCTTGCAGCTCGCGTTGAGCGCGTCCGACTCCATCGGCATCTGGGATTGGGACATCCCCACGGATCGGCTCCACGCGGATCCCCATTTCGCCCGGCTCTTCTCCGTGGAGCCGGACGCGGCGGCCCGGGGGGCGCCGCTCGAGGCCTATCTCCAGGGCCTCCATCCCGAGGATCGGGAACGAGAGCGGCTGGAGATCCGGCGCAGTGTCGACCTGGGCGAGGAATACGACTCCGAGTACCGGGTCTCCCCGGTCGAGGGGATCCGGTGGCTCCACGCCCGGGGACGCATCTTCCGAGATGCCCAGGGCCAGCCCGTGCGGTTCGCGGGGGCCACCATCGACATCACGGAGCGCAAGACGACGGAGTTGCGCCAGCGGGCGTTGCTCGACCTGAGCGATCGGTTCCGCAGCCTGACGGAGTCGGGGGACATCTCCGCGCTCGCGGCGGAGCTGCTCGGCAAGACCCTGGGATTGTCTCGCGCGGGCTTCGCCGTGGTGGACCTGGAGTCCGAGACGCTCACGGTCGAGCAGGACTGGTCCAATGGCCAGGTCGCCAGCATCGCGGGGGGCTATCCCTTTTCCGCCTTCGCCTCCACGATGGAGCGGCTCCGGCGCGGCCTGGCGACCCTCGAGACGGACGCCGAGACCGCGCCGTGGCTCGACCCCTCGGAACTGCCCAACTACCGCGCGCTGAACATGCGGGGCTTCATGAGCCTGCCGCTCATGCGCAATGAGCGTCTGGTGGGCTTCATCTATGCCCACAGCACCTCGCCTCGCCAATGGTCGGACGCGGACGTGGGCTTCATCCGCGAGGTGTCCTCCCGGACGTGGGAGGCGATCGAGCGGGCCCTGGCCGAGCGGGCGGTCCGCGAGCGCGAGCAGGATCTGCGTCTGCTCACGAACCAAGCGCCCGAGATGATTGGCTACGTCGATCGGGACCTGCGCTTCCAGTTCGTCAACGACACCTACTCCGCCTGGTTGCGGATACCCCGTGAGCGCATCCTCGGCGTGTCGGTGCGCGACCTGGTGGGTCCGGAGATCTTCGCCCAGCGTGAGCCCTATTTCCGGCGGGCGCTGGACGGGGAAGAGGTCCACTTCGAGGCGGCCCTGGATCTGCATGGCATCCATCGAGATCTCGAGCTGCGCTACTTCCCCCGCAGGGATCTCAAGGGCCACATCCTGGGGGTCTACACCTTCGTCCTGGACATCACCGAGCGCAAGCAGATCGAGCGGGCCCTGCGGGAAGCCAACGAGACGCTGGAGCAGCATGTGGAGGAGCGCACGCGGGAGCGAGACCGCATCTGGCGCAACTCCGACGAGCTCATGGGGGTGGCGGGGTTCGATGGCTACCTCAAGTCCATCAACCCGGCCTGGTCGCGGCTGTTGGGGCTGGACGACGCGACGCTCCTCGCGCGGCCCTTCGTGAAACTCATCCACCCGGGGGATCACCCCTCCGCGGAGCGGGCCATGGCCCAGTTGGCGCGGGGTGAGCGCGTGACGCGCTTCGAGGATCGCCTGGTGCGGGCCGACGGCGCTGAGCGCGTCATCGCCTGGACCGCGGTGCCCGGGGAGGAGGTCTTCTACATCATCGGGCGCGACGTCACGGCCGAGCGCGAGAGCGCCGTGCTCCAGCGCCGGTTGTTCGATGTGCTCGACGCGTCTCCGGACTTCGTTGGCATCGCGGACGCCGGGGGCCGGGTCTTCTACGTCAACGCCACGGGCCGGCGGATGGTCGGGTTGGACGACCTGGACGAGGTGCGTCGCAGCTCCGTCGTCGACTTCTTCGTGCCCGAGGAGCGCTCGCTCATCGAGGACACGGTCATCCCGACGGCCCTGCGCGAGGGCCGCTGGGAAGGCCGGTGCCACTTCCGTGACTTCAAGACGGGCAAGAGCACCCCGGTCCATTACAACGTGTTCGTGACGCGGGACGCATCGGGCGAGGTGATTGGCCTGGGCACGGTGACGCGCGACATCACCCAACAATTGCAGCAGGAGCAGGCCCTCCAGGAGACGGAGGCGCGGCTGCGCCAGTCCCAGAAGATGGAGTCGGTGGGGCAGCTCACCGGGGGCATCGCGCACGACTTCAACAACCTGCTGGGCGGCATCATGGGCTCCATGGAGATGCTCAAGCGCCGCCTGGCGGCGGGCCGCTATTCCGAGGCGGGCAAGTACATCGCCTCCACCATGGCCTCGGCTCACCGCGCCGCGGCGCTCACCGCGCGCCTGCTCGCCTTCGGCCGCCGCCAGTCGCTCGACGTGAAACCCGCGGACCTCAACGCGCTCGTCTCCTCCATGTCGGACCTGCTGCGGCGCACCCTGGGCGAGCACGTGGACCTGAAGATCCTGCTCGCGCCGCACCTGTGGTCGGCGATGACGGACGCCAACCAGTTCGAGAACGCGTTGCTCAACCTGGCCATCAACGCCCGGGACGCCATGCCCTCGGGCGGCCTGCTCACCGTCGAGACGAACAACACCCGGCTCGACGAGAACTACACGCGCGGCTTCGAGGGGCTCAAGCCCGGTGAGTACGTGGTGCTGTGCGTGAGCGACACCGGCCAGGGCATGCCCCCGGAGGTCATTGCCCGGGCGTTCGAGCCGTTCTTCACCACCAAGCCCATCGGCCAGGGCACGGGGTTGGGCCTGTCCATGATCTACGGCTTCGCCCGCCAGGTGGGAGGCCATGTCCGCATCTACTCGGAGCAGGGCCGGGGCACGACCGTCAAGCTCTACACACCGCGTCATGTGGGGGCCGAGGTCGGAACGAGCGAGGCGGCCCTGGAGGGCGAGGTGCCGCGCGCGCGGCACGGCGAGCGCGTCCTGGTGGTGGAGGACGAGCCCGCCGTGCGCATGCTGGTGATGGAGATACTGGAGGATCTGGGCTACGAGGCCGTGGAGGCGCACGATGCCCGCGCGGCGGTGCCGGTGCTCGAGGCCGAGGGGCGCATCGATCTGTTGGTGACGGACGTGGGTCTGCCCGGGGGGATGAACGGACGCCAGCTCGCGGAGGTGGCCCGTCAGCTCCGTCCGGGACTCAAGGTGTTGTTCATCACCGGTTACGCGGAGGGGGCGTCCGTGCGCGGTGGCTTCCTCGCTCCCGGCATGGAGATGATCACCAAGCCCTTCGCCCTGGACGCGCTGGCCGCCCGCATCCGGGAGATGATCGAGCGGGATTGA
- a CDS encoding TetR/AcrR family transcriptional regulator, giving the protein MALRRTRKKTADKSAYHHGDLRQALLDASLALIAEEGFGALSLREVARRAGVTHAAPYRHFADKEALLVAVAEEGFRAMTSRMKEEMAREQSPIDRLGACGVAYVLFAVEHAAHFRVMFGPHFTRPLKSLDEDADAFALLVGALAEAQRAGEVRDGDTSRQALACWSLVHGLASLLVDGQLTPEAVAGGVAALARTQTLLLLRGLARPPVD; this is encoded by the coding sequence ATGGCGCTGCGACGCACCCGGAAGAAGACGGCGGACAAATCGGCCTACCACCATGGCGATCTGCGCCAGGCCTTGCTGGACGCGTCGCTGGCGCTCATCGCCGAGGAGGGATTTGGCGCGCTGTCACTGCGGGAAGTGGCTCGGAGGGCGGGGGTGACCCACGCGGCGCCCTACCGTCACTTCGCGGACAAGGAGGCGCTCCTGGTGGCCGTGGCGGAGGAGGGCTTCCGCGCGATGACGTCGCGCATGAAGGAGGAGATGGCCCGGGAGCAATCCCCGATCGACCGGTTGGGCGCCTGTGGTGTCGCCTATGTGCTGTTCGCCGTGGAGCACGCGGCACATTTCCGGGTGATGTTCGGTCCTCACTTCACCCGGCCCTTGAAGTCCCTCGACGAGGACGCGGATGCGTTCGCCCTGCTGGTGGGCGCCCTCGCCGAGGCTCAGCGAGCGGGCGAGGTGCGGGACGGGGACACCTCGCGGCAGGCCCTCGCGTGCTGGTCATTGGTGCACGGACTGGCCTCGCTCCTGGTGGATGGGCAGTTGACACCGGAGGCCGTGGCGGGAGGTGTGGCGGCGTTGGCCCGGACGCAGACGCTTCTGCTGCTGCGGGGTCTGGCCCGTCCACCCGTGGATTGA